A region of the Chelatococcus sp. YT9 genome:
CCGCCCGTGGTGAAGGAGCATTCATCCGAGGCGAGCCAGCAGATCATCGCCGAAACTTCCTCGATCTGACCGAAACGTCCCATCGGTATCTTGGACAGCATGAAGTCGATGTGGGTCTGGCTCATCTGATCGAAGATTGCGGTCCGCACGGCGGCTGGGGTTACGCAATTGACGGTGATCCCACTCTTGGCAAGCTCCTTCCCGAGAGATTTAGTGAGACCGATCACCGCGGCCTTGGAAGCGCTGTAGGCAGGGGCGTTGGGATTGCCTTCCTTGCCCGCGATGGAGGCGATGTTGACGATGCGCCCGTAGCTCTTCTCGAGCATGAAGGGCACCACGGCCTTGTCGCAATAGAAGACGCCGTTGAGGTTGATGTCGATCACCTTCCGCCAGTCCTCGACGGGATAGGTCCATGTTGTTGTATTAGGGCCGGTTATACCCGCACTCGCCACAAGGATGTCGATTCCGCCGAAAGTATCGGCTGTCTTTTTCGCAGCCGCCTCGACCGCCTCCCAATCCGAAACGTCAAGAGCGATGCCGAGACCGCTGGCGCCAAGCTTCGCGGTAGCCGCCTCGATCGCTGCCGGATCCCGGTCCCAAAGAGCGACCTTGCCGCCCTCCGCGACGATACGACTGGCGACGGACAAGCCAATACCCGCCGCCCCGCCGGTAACCACCGCGACGCGGCCCGCAAAACGTGTTGCATCGGTC
Encoded here:
- a CDS encoding SDR family NAD(P)-dependent oxidoreductase, with amino-acid sequence MTDATRFAGRVAVVTGGAAGIGLSVASRIVAEGGKVALWDRDPAAIEAATAKLGASGLGIALDVSDWEAVEAAAKKTADTFGGIDILVASAGITGPNTTTWTYPVEDWRKVIDINLNGVFYCDKAVVPFMLEKSYGRIVNIASIAGKEGNPNAPAYSASKAAVIGLTKSLGKELAKSGITVNCVTPAAVRTAIFDQMSQTHIDFMLSKIPMGRFGQIEEVSAMICWLASDECSFTTGGVFDVSGGRATY